The proteins below are encoded in one region of Mariprofundus sp. NF:
- a CDS encoding TlyA family RNA methyltransferase, with amino-acid sequence MQRAFSSNCATTKTLAAKPKKLRLSQIIFDRGLSDSVDIASRQIMAGLVYVNGQKADKPGMMFREDAEIEVREVLKYVSRGGLKLEKALEVFPFSAEGIVGLDVGASTGGFTDVLLQKGAKKVYAVDVGHGQLHYKLQNDERVINMEKTHVRKLSDALISEPIDALVIDTSFISLTRVLPCAWPFVKPGGWCVALIKPQFEVDPKHLDRGVVREDQWRQWAIDRITAMVESELSGAEIIGITESPIHGPKGNVEYLLGLNKTG; translated from the coding sequence AGCCAGATCATCTTTGATAGAGGTCTCTCTGATTCGGTTGATATCGCCTCCCGTCAGATTATGGCCGGTCTTGTCTACGTGAATGGCCAGAAAGCCGATAAGCCAGGCATGATGTTCCGCGAAGATGCCGAAATCGAAGTGCGTGAAGTGCTCAAATATGTCTCACGCGGCGGCCTCAAGCTTGAGAAGGCTCTGGAAGTTTTCCCCTTTAGTGCTGAAGGCATTGTAGGCCTTGATGTGGGCGCTTCCACCGGCGGCTTTACCGATGTGCTGTTGCAGAAGGGTGCGAAAAAAGTTTATGCCGTTGATGTCGGCCACGGGCAGCTACACTACAAACTTCAAAATGATGAACGTGTCATCAACATGGAGAAAACCCATGTGCGCAAACTCAGCGATGCGCTGATTTCCGAGCCGATTGATGCGCTGGTGATCGACACCTCATTTATCTCCCTGACCCGTGTCCTGCCCTGCGCATGGCCCTTTGTGAAACCCGGTGGCTGGTGTGTGGCACTGATCAAACCGCAGTTTGAGGTCGATCCCAAACATCTCGATCGTGGCGTTGTGCGTGAAGATCAGTGGCGTCAGTGGGCCATTGATCGCATAACCGCCATGGTAGAGAGCGAACTCTCCGGTGCCGAGATCATCGGTATTACCGAATCCCCCATCCATGGCCCCAAAGGCAATGTCGAATATCTGCTAGGCCTAAACAAAACCGGCTGA